One Prevotella melaninogenica DNA window includes the following coding sequences:
- a CDS encoding M12 family metallopeptidase translates to MKRKVFLGLIVIIAICSSYSCSNDETVEGTVEDISISQSSPEFVAKLSEQQKINIQKTGEAFLQNQQRHAFNATIDKDIPTRYGIYSFPQTETRAVGIWGSYPAQYWTMIRLRKAKVVGGEVLAPHIRRAINEAVNEIEKNTNVRFYNSEGEPEVLARYGIKLPNVSIGYDLSKYEGTGSFGLVGGEQFISIPQTFNDDKYKLGAAGYKQLVAFLLHAFCNAAGMFNEQQRPDRDKYVTIYRDNIKDGYQAYFEKCGRNYIMNGSFDKNSITIASSKAYSKNGNPTIKLISGGEILKNLTLSDLDKYFLNQHYLPYIARKDNYTELDSIVYIDGRKLTDEERLRIQHQLNQQRGLFGEPSAKGRSPRRIPW, encoded by the coding sequence ATGAAAAGAAAAGTATTTTTGGGGTTGATAGTAATTATTGCTATCTGCTCATCGTATTCATGTTCAAATGATGAGACTGTTGAAGGTACAGTCGAAGATATTTCTATATCTCAATCGTCTCCAGAGTTTGTTGCAAAACTATCAGAACAACAAAAGATTAATATCCAGAAAACAGGAGAAGCATTCTTGCAGAATCAGCAAAGACATGCTTTTAATGCAACAATAGACAAAGATATACCTACGAGATATGGCATATATTCTTTTCCTCAAACCGAAACGCGAGCCGTTGGCATTTGGGGGTCATATCCTGCACAATATTGGACAATGATTAGACTTAGAAAAGCAAAAGTTGTAGGAGGTGAGGTTTTGGCACCGCACATAAGAAGAGCAATCAATGAAGCTGTAAATGAAATTGAAAAAAATACAAATGTAAGGTTTTATAATTCGGAAGGCGAGCCAGAAGTGCTTGCTAGATATGGTATAAAACTACCTAATGTTTCAATAGGATACGACCTCAGTAAGTATGAAGGAACGGGTAGTTTTGGTCTTGTTGGTGGGGAGCAGTTTATTAGTATTCCTCAGACATTTAATGATGACAAATATAAGTTAGGGGCAGCTGGCTATAAGCAATTAGTCGCATTCTTGTTACATGCTTTCTGTAATGCTGCAGGCATGTTCAATGAACAACAACGCCCTGATAGAGATAAGTATGTCACAATCTACCGAGATAATATCAAAGATGGCTATCAAGCATATTTTGAGAAGTGTGGCAGAAACTATATAATGAATGGCTCTTTCGATAAGAATTCTATTACTATAGCATCTTCTAAGGCATATAGCAAGAATGGTAATCCTACTATTAAATTAATAAGTGGAGGAGAAATTCTGAAGAATCTGACCTTATCCGATTTAGATAAGTACTTTTTAAATCAGCACTACTTACCATATATAGCTCGAAAAGACAACTATACAGAACTTGATAGTATCGTCTATATTGATGGCAGAAAATTAACAGACGAAGAAAGATTAAGAATACAACATCAACTCAACCAACAACGCGGCTTATTTGGTGAACCTTCTGCTAAAGGTAGATCTCCACGAAGAATTCCTTGGTAA
- a CDS encoding DUF4134 domain-containing protein, which produces MNNKKKITMLLLTATAIGAYAQGNGIAGINEATKMVTSYFDSGTKLIYAVGAVVGLIGGIKVYNKFSSGDPDTSKTAASWFGACIFLIVAATILRSFFL; this is translated from the coding sequence ATGAACAACAAAAAGAAAATCACAATGCTACTCCTGACAGCTACCGCCATAGGAGCATACGCACAAGGCAACGGCATTGCCGGTATCAATGAAGCTACAAAAATGGTAACCTCCTACTTCGATTCCGGCACGAAACTCATTTATGCCGTAGGGGCGGTAGTGGGGTTGATTGGAGGCATTAAAGTGTACAACAAGTTCTCAAGTGGTGACCCCGATACGAGCAAGACCGCAGCCTCTTGGTTCGGTGCATGTATCTTCCTCATCGTGGCTGCTACTATCTTGAGAAGTTTCTTCCTGTAA
- a CDS encoding DUF3408 domain-containing protein has translation MKSLKEQREKLLQAKLEEMADIGVKKRTEENTPDFDDPIDLDDDSDSVEEDVSASLSKIDEQEEIPEETSFNGNNAKTAQLSKRKRNTRTKDSSPAMDFPEYEQRFLTGVRNGRNKSGFSIHTEILQILRDVLNDIRSEASITGYIENILLDHLKTYQDLLNHTASQRRRDKTIDL, from the coding sequence ATGAAATCACTGAAAGAGCAACGTGAAAAGCTGCTTCAAGCGAAATTGGAGGAGATGGCAGATATTGGTGTCAAGAAGCGCACAGAGGAGAACACACCAGACTTTGACGACCCCATAGATTTGGATGATGATTCTGACTCTGTGGAAGAAGATGTAAGTGCCTCTCTTTCTAAAATTGACGAACAGGAGGAAATACCGGAAGAAACTTCGTTTAATGGCAACAATGCCAAAACAGCGCAGCTCTCGAAAAGAAAGAGAAATACCAGAACGAAGGATTCTTCCCCAGCAATGGACTTTCCTGAATACGAACAGCGATTTCTGACGGGTGTCCGCAACGGGCGCAACAAGTCGGGCTTCAGTATCCATACTGAGATACTCCAGATACTGCGTGATGTGCTGAACGACATCAGATCGGAGGCTTCCATCACGGGGTATATTGAGAATATCCTTCTCGATCATTTGAAAACATATCAGGATTTGTTGAACCATACCGCCTCACAGCGCAGGCGCGATAAAACCATAGACTTATGA
- a CDS encoding DUF4133 domain-containing protein has protein sequence MAAFEINKGVGRTVEFKGLKAQYLFLFAGGLLAVFILVVILYLCGISQIACLVIGVVGASLVVWQTFTMNRKYGQYGLMKKGAVRMHPRYLVNRRTVCHLIRNLQPKIAKK, from the coding sequence ATGGCAGCATTTGAAATCAACAAGGGTGTAGGCCGGACGGTAGAGTTCAAGGGCTTGAAGGCACAGTACCTCTTCCTCTTTGCAGGAGGACTGCTGGCAGTTTTTATTCTTGTGGTCATTCTCTATCTCTGCGGCATCAGTCAGATAGCCTGTCTTGTCATAGGTGTAGTGGGTGCCAGCCTTGTGGTATGGCAAACGTTCACCATGAATAGAAAGTACGGGCAATACGGGCTGATGAAAAAGGGAGCAGTGCGTATGCACCCACGCTACCTTGTGAACCGCCGTACGGTCTGCCACCTTATCCGTAACCTTCAACCAAAGATAGCGAAGAAATGA
- a CDS encoding esterase/lipase family protein, translating to MAQQRGKDESLRKVLDKMFAHIDKNKVPTGLLRDYAEEYEDLDIFTGIVPLTEHNAADYVRFGYLLSTIKSADLIGVVSKDIDVFFRQKKSYYENNSISLSLALYKYSQIKENALKDGLITYKNDQVYTTNKDPYKQGYLFACSSLVENTTESSVVISLPQSNLLTNIHLSKLEINIGNGFQEIGGNKKVKANLQQGRNEIIIKATLDNGQSLLSHMFITKLERKPDGLTRSSEYSFLSNPLSDTIVIDGDDYRGISTKAEVTYCLSGDHTTIVKPFIIVEGFDPRLPNKPKGFTHYNNVVAPNSFLEMLREGFGYDLVYVDWKSSGEYIQANAYTLISVINWINEQKAISNSKEKNTIIGHSMGGLIIRYALKTMEDRNIKHQTQTYISYDAPHLGAYVPLGVLYGYKAIRDWCADKKFLKSVIKTFSGNKFNVDELIQLGNSLAYSSATAQLLVDYVNPEGNLDNREYILWQKELSKLGFPKGDNGHGLNMFAIANGSYKEPIIPDHYLSADANAGIGSLDILTPLNPFIYGLSLNDITAALVSMIPGKTKVDADIKISPAKKVGDEVTYFRIKIKKKFLWIGLTISHTNFSFDRYYPNIPLYDTYPSSKYDVRGFTGNLDGNLGDKLNVPDILLQRDIFVKPKAIPFVPTSSALAIGSGLTHNPELYKAEPQSMASAFGKNYFVNNESQEHSSFLKEKQVNKWILSRFSTLIVGPINAYTNAQYFLTNAIGVTSWSTDNSKIATINSSGILTAKGKGICFVEASNNGIKYSMPIVVGNPRYILKGSYSPGGYLLKAECLDNEFKNSQDLINDAFKFKWGIKYGNSPIEWIENTKPEILFRQTSDNEYCVCFLEVLNSQGERVSMQNMEISSLNIYDIENSTFYIDRSGNLYDGIKNKYDFDYASIYFSRKKNISKAFDDSSWDAITALSVDPIGKYKEVTINEGSILLKDMFAEDAIEYMKAHSEEGQQYIYTIVLLNYENKSLQYIPIRVIYKSDINK from the coding sequence ATGGCACAACAAAGAGGTAAAGATGAGAGCTTAAGGAAAGTCTTAGATAAAATGTTTGCGCACATTGACAAAAATAAAGTGCCAACAGGACTATTAAGAGATTATGCAGAAGAGTATGAAGATCTTGATATATTTACGGGAATAGTGCCCTTAACAGAACATAACGCTGCTGATTATGTAAGATTTGGCTATTTGTTGTCAACAATTAAGTCTGCAGATTTAATAGGTGTAGTAAGTAAAGACATAGATGTTTTTTTCCGTCAAAAAAAATCTTATTATGAGAATAACTCTATATCATTAAGTCTTGCATTGTACAAATATTCTCAAATTAAGGAAAATGCATTAAAAGATGGATTAATAACCTACAAAAACGATCAAGTATATACTACAAATAAAGATCCATATAAGCAAGGTTACCTGTTTGCTTGTAGTTCACTCGTAGAAAACACAACTGAATCTTCTGTTGTCATAAGTTTGCCCCAAAGTAACCTTTTGACTAACATACATTTAAGTAAACTTGAAATAAATATTGGAAATGGCTTTCAGGAAATTGGAGGGAATAAAAAGGTAAAAGCGAATTTACAACAAGGAAGAAATGAAATAATAATAAAGGCAACATTGGATAATGGACAATCATTATTATCCCACATGTTTATAACAAAATTAGAACGTAAGCCTGATGGATTAACAAGATCTTCTGAATACAGCTTTCTCTCCAATCCCCTTTCAGATACAATAGTTATAGACGGAGATGATTATCGTGGTATATCTACAAAAGCAGAAGTTACATATTGTTTATCAGGTGATCATACAACTATTGTGAAACCTTTTATTATTGTAGAAGGCTTTGATCCTAGATTACCTAACAAGCCTAAAGGCTTTACGCATTACAATAATGTCGTTGCTCCAAATTCTTTCTTAGAAATGTTAAGAGAAGGTTTTGGCTATGATCTTGTATATGTAGATTGGAAGAGCTCTGGAGAATATATTCAGGCAAATGCATATACATTGATATCTGTTATTAACTGGATAAATGAGCAGAAAGCTATATCTAATAGCAAAGAAAAAAACACAATAATCGGGCATAGTATGGGAGGGCTTATCATAAGATATGCTCTTAAAACAATGGAGGATAGGAATATCAAGCACCAAACTCAGACTTATATAAGTTATGATGCTCCACATTTAGGTGCTTATGTTCCTTTGGGAGTCCTATATGGTTATAAAGCTATTCGCGACTGGTGCGCAGATAAAAAATTTCTTAAATCTGTAATAAAAACATTTAGTGGTAATAAATTTAATGTGGATGAGTTAATACAATTGGGAAATTCATTGGCATATTCAAGTGCTACAGCCCAATTATTGGTTGATTATGTAAACCCAGAGGGAAATTTGGATAATCGGGAATATATATTATGGCAAAAGGAACTCTCTAAATTAGGATTCCCTAAAGGTGATAATGGGCATGGACTAAACATGTTTGCTATAGCTAATGGTTCATATAAGGAACCGATTATTCCTGATCATTATTTATCAGCCGATGCCAATGCAGGAATAGGCTCACTCGACATTCTAACACCATTAAATCCATTTATTTATGGACTTTCATTGAATGATATAACCGCAGCACTAGTTAGCATGATACCTGGTAAAACAAAGGTAGATGCCGACATAAAAATCTCTCCTGCTAAAAAAGTTGGAGATGAAGTTACTTATTTTAGAATAAAAATTAAGAAAAAATTTCTTTGGATAGGACTCACTATTAGTCACACTAACTTTAGCTTTGATAGATACTATCCCAACATACCGCTCTATGATACTTATCCCAGTTCAAAATACGATGTAAGGGGATTCACAGGTAATCTAGATGGTAATCTTGGAGATAAGTTGAATGTTCCTGATATTCTATTGCAAAGAGATATTTTTGTTAAGCCTAAAGCTATCCCTTTTGTTCCAACCTCTAGTGCCTTGGCTATAGGGTCAGGATTAACTCATAACCCTGAGCTTTATAAAGCTGAACCGCAAAGTATGGCCAGTGCTTTTGGCAAAAACTATTTTGTTAATAATGAAAGTCAAGAACACTCTTCTTTTTTAAAAGAAAAGCAAGTAAATAAGTGGATATTATCAAGGTTCTCTACTCTAATCGTTGGACCTATAAATGCTTATACCAATGCCCAATATTTCTTGACGAACGCTATAGGGGTGACAAGTTGGAGCACAGATAATTCAAAGATTGCGACTATTAATTCAAGTGGAATACTTACCGCAAAGGGGAAAGGAATTTGCTTTGTAGAGGCATCTAATAATGGAATTAAATATAGTATGCCAATAGTCGTAGGTAATCCAAGATACATACTTAAGGGTTCTTACAGTCCAGGAGGCTATTTGCTTAAAGCTGAATGTCTTGATAATGAATTTAAAAACTCACAGGATCTTATAAATGACGCTTTCAAATTCAAATGGGGTATTAAGTATGGCAATAGCCCAATAGAATGGATAGAAAACACTAAACCTGAAATTCTTTTTAGACAAACTTCAGATAACGAATACTGTGTTTGTTTTCTTGAAGTTTTGAATAGTCAAGGCGAACGAGTATCTATGCAAAATATGGAAATCAGTTCTCTGAATATTTATGATATTGAAAATTCTACTTTCTACATAGACAGGAGTGGTAATTTATATGATGGAATAAAAAATAAATATGATTTTGACTATGCCAGCATATATTTCTCTCGCAAGAAAAATATTAGCAAAGCATTTGATGATAGTTCTTGGGATGCCATAACTGCGTTGTCAGTTGATCCTATTGGTAAATATAAAGAAGTTACTATTAACGAGGGAAGTATTCTTTTGAAGGATATGTTTGCAGAAGATGCTATAGAGTATATGAAGGCGCATTCAGAAGAAGGACAACAGTATATTTATACAATTGTACTTCTAAATTATGAAAATAAGTCTTTACAGTATATCCCTATTAGAGTTATCTACAAAAGTGATATTAACAAATAA
- a CDS encoding ParA family protein, with translation MNMEKKKNNPIYLGFASQKGGVGKSSLAEVLASILYYEKNISLAVVDCDGTQESFYKLRERDRDLIESSPEMSKELHERLSRYGKKSYHIVRSKPERAVSDVMKYLRKMKTEPQLIIFDFPGHALTSAMMDLSITMDYIISPIEADPQSLASSFAYAKTIRDLGIGFEGSRIQDFFLLWNKINRSASTTVIDLFSQNAEEQGLPIFDTRIYNSVRFSRELAQGGVKGVFRCSYLPPAPALRPQTGVDEWVMEVMEKLNLKTENGV, from the coding sequence ATGAATATGGAAAAGAAAAAAAACAATCCCATCTATCTGGGCTTCGCCTCACAGAAAGGCGGAGTTGGCAAAAGCAGCCTTGCCGAAGTTCTGGCTTCCATACTATATTACGAAAAGAACATCTCCCTTGCCGTCGTGGACTGTGACGGTACGCAGGAATCGTTCTACAAACTCCGCGAACGCGACAGAGACCTTATCGAGTCCTCGCCCGAAATGAGCAAAGAGCTTCATGAACGCCTGTCGCGCTACGGCAAGAAATCATACCATATCGTCAGAAGCAAGCCGGAAAGAGCCGTTTCCGATGTCATGAAATACCTTCGTAAAATGAAGACGGAACCGCAACTGATTATCTTTGACTTTCCTGGTCATGCCCTTACCAGTGCCATGATGGATTTGTCCATTACGATGGACTATATCATCTCACCTATAGAAGCCGACCCACAGTCGCTGGCATCGAGTTTTGCATACGCCAAGACAATCAGGGACTTGGGCATCGGTTTCGAAGGCTCACGCATTCAGGACTTCTTCCTGCTTTGGAACAAAATCAACCGCAGTGCCAGTACCACGGTCATCGACCTGTTTAGTCAGAATGCTGAGGAACAGGGACTGCCGATTTTCGATACCCGTATCTACAACTCCGTCCGATTCAGCAGGGAATTAGCACAAGGGGGTGTCAAAGGTGTATTCCGCTGCTCCTACCTGCCCCCTGCACCTGCTCTCCGTCCTCAGACTGGAGTGGATGAGTGGGTAATGGAGGTCATGGAGAAACTCAACCTGAAAACTGAGAACGGCGTATGA
- the mobB gene encoding conjugal transfer protein MobB, translating to MIAKISATENLGGALGYNFKKVEKGEASILLAQGLYQNKEGTYTMAEVFADMQALIPEKCRTKKTVFHCSLNPHPDEKFSNETLMQIAKEYMEALGYGKQPYIVFKHNDIAREHIHIVSLRVDSEGKKINDKFEKRRSKQITDTLERKYNLIPSSKVSNKEEVETPKVDISKENIKEQVASALRMVLKHYKFCSLGELNAILSRYHLAVEEVKTEFRGKKYDGLVYVPTDDKGDKVGTPIHASDIGRGVGYTAVQNRMQKSKQNVKPLIPTVRNKVLKTMRTSPNTEKELRQRLEEQGLRVVIRKNESGRIYGITFIDDKAGIALNGSRLGKGYAANVFNTYFSNPTHNPFLDKTLYGSPSVCLEQSATVQSSQQNTEESDNLIDELFEDMADGSFLPTGNDDWKEAAWQRKLRKLSKVNIRRRKR from the coding sequence ATGATTGCCAAAATATCTGCCACAGAAAACCTTGGAGGAGCACTCGGCTACAACTTCAAAAAGGTGGAGAAAGGGGAAGCAAGCATTCTCCTTGCCCAAGGCTTGTATCAAAACAAAGAGGGAACTTATACGATGGCAGAGGTGTTTGCCGATATGCAAGCACTTATCCCAGAGAAATGCCGAACGAAGAAGACGGTGTTCCATTGCTCCCTCAATCCTCACCCAGACGAGAAATTCTCCAATGAAACACTTATGCAGATTGCCAAGGAGTATATGGAAGCACTCGGCTACGGAAAACAACCCTACATCGTGTTCAAGCACAACGACATCGCCCGTGAGCATATACACATCGTATCGCTTCGGGTGGATAGTGAAGGAAAGAAAATCAACGATAAATTTGAAAAGCGAAGGAGCAAGCAGATTACTGATACCTTGGAAAGGAAGTACAATCTTATTCCGAGTTCAAAGGTCAGCAATAAGGAGGAAGTAGAAACGCCCAAGGTGGACATAAGTAAAGAAAATATTAAGGAGCAGGTGGCAAGTGCCCTTCGCATGGTGCTGAAACATTATAAGTTCTGTTCATTAGGAGAGCTGAATGCCATTCTTTCCCGATACCATCTTGCAGTAGAAGAAGTGAAGACGGAGTTTCGGGGAAAGAAGTATGACGGACTGGTTTATGTTCCAACTGATGATAAGGGCGACAAGGTAGGCACACCCATCCACGCCTCGGACATCGGTCGTGGTGTGGGCTATACTGCCGTACAGAACAGGATGCAGAAGTCGAAACAAAACGTCAAACCACTGATACCAACCGTCAGGAACAAAGTGTTAAAAACTATGCGTACCTCTCCCAATACGGAGAAAGAACTTCGGCAAAGATTGGAGGAACAAGGCTTGCGTGTGGTAATCCGAAAGAACGAAAGCGGTCGTATCTATGGCATTACCTTTATTGATGATAAAGCGGGCATTGCGCTCAATGGTTCTCGATTGGGTAAGGGATATGCCGCCAATGTATTCAACACCTATTTCTCTAATCCAACGCATAACCCATTCTTGGACAAGACGCTGTATGGCAGTCCTTCTGTCTGTTTGGAACAATCGGCAACCGTTCAATCTTCGCAGCAAAATACGGAGGAAAGCGATAACCTTATTGATGAACTCTTTGAAGATATGGCAGATGGTTCTTTCCTACCTACGGGCAACGATGATTGGAAGGAGGCGGCGTGGCAGCGTAAGCTCCGAAAACTAAGTAAGGTAAATATTAGACGAAGAAAACGTTAA
- the mobC gene encoding conjugal transfer protein MobC gives MAQEDDLRALGKVMDFMRGISVIFLLINCYWFCYEAFHEWHFTLGIINKILINFQRTTGLFSSILWTKLFCVVFLALSCLGTKGVKEEKITWSKIWMVLFSGFVFFFLNWWLLALPIGKVGAATLYIFILSVGYICLLMAGVWMSRLLKNNLMDDVFNTENESFMQETRLMENEYSVNLPTRFYYKKKWNNGWINVVNPFRASMVLGTPGSGKSYAIVNNYIKQQIEKGFAMYIYDYKFPDLSEIAYNHLLHNLDAYKVKPQFYVINFDDPRKSHRCNPINPAFMTDISDAYESAYTIMLNLNRSWIQKQGDFFVESPIILLAAIIWFLKIYEDGKYCTFPHAIEFLNRPYAQIFPILTSYDELANYLSPFMDAWEGGAQDQLQGQIASAKIPLSRMISPALYWVMTGDDFSLDINNPNEPKVLVVGNNPDRQNIYSAALGLYNSRIVKLINKKKQLKSSVIIDELPTIYFRGLDNLIATARSNKVAVCLGFQDFSQLTRDYGDKESKVIQNTVGNVFSGQVVGETAKTLSERFGKVLQQRQSMTINRNDKSTSISTQMDSLIPASKISNLTQGMFVGAVSDNFDERIEQKIFHAEIVVDSAKVSAEMKVYQSIPTIADFINEDGSDNLKETIEANYKCVKQDVLTLVDTEIERIKNNPQLSVLLKGI, from the coding sequence ATGGCACAAGAAGATGATTTAAGAGCATTGGGTAAAGTTATGGACTTTATGCGGGGCATATCGGTGATATTCCTCCTTATCAACTGTTATTGGTTCTGCTACGAAGCGTTTCACGAGTGGCACTTCACGCTCGGTATCATCAACAAGATACTAATAAACTTCCAACGTACCACAGGCTTGTTCTCGTCCATCCTCTGGACGAAACTCTTTTGTGTGGTATTTCTCGCTTTGTCCTGCCTTGGAACAAAGGGCGTGAAAGAGGAGAAAATCACTTGGTCGAAGATTTGGATGGTACTTTTCTCTGGCTTTGTCTTTTTCTTTCTCAATTGGTGGCTGCTGGCACTGCCCATCGGCAAGGTTGGGGCAGCTACTCTATATATCTTCATACTGTCCGTGGGTTATATCTGCCTGCTGATGGCAGGTGTATGGATGAGCCGACTGCTGAAAAACAACCTGATGGACGATGTGTTCAATACGGAGAATGAGAGCTTCATGCAGGAAACCCGACTGATGGAGAATGAGTATTCTGTCAATCTGCCTACACGTTTTTACTATAAGAAGAAGTGGAATAATGGCTGGATTAACGTAGTCAATCCCTTCCGCGCCTCGATGGTACTCGGCACACCGGGGTCGGGTAAGTCTTACGCTATCGTGAACAATTACATCAAGCAGCAGATAGAGAAAGGCTTTGCCATGTACATCTACGACTATAAGTTTCCCGACCTTTCAGAGATAGCTTACAATCACCTGCTTCATAATTTAGATGCCTACAAGGTAAAACCACAGTTCTATGTAATCAACTTTGACGATCCGAGGAAATCGCATCGGTGCAATCCTATCAATCCTGCCTTTATGACGGATATATCGGACGCTTACGAAAGTGCCTACACCATCATGCTCAACTTGAACCGTTCGTGGATACAAAAGCAGGGAGATTTCTTTGTAGAGTCACCGATTATCTTGCTGGCTGCCATCATTTGGTTTCTGAAAATCTATGAGGACGGGAAGTATTGCACGTTTCCCCATGCCATCGAATTTCTTAACCGTCCCTACGCACAGATATTTCCTATACTCACTTCCTACGATGAACTTGCCAACTACCTTTCTCCTTTTATGGACGCATGGGAGGGTGGAGCGCAGGATCAGTTGCAGGGACAGATTGCCAGTGCCAAGATACCGCTTTCGCGTATGATTTCACCAGCTCTTTATTGGGTGATGACAGGCGATGATTTCTCGCTTGATATCAATAACCCTAATGAGCCGAAAGTCCTTGTTGTGGGTAACAACCCCGATCGTCAGAATATCTATTCTGCAGCACTTGGTCTATACAACAGCCGTATCGTGAAGCTCATCAACAAGAAGAAGCAACTCAAATCATCGGTGATTATCGATGAGTTGCCGACTATCTACTTTCGTGGGCTTGACAACCTCATAGCTACTGCACGAAGCAATAAGGTTGCCGTATGTTTGGGCTTTCAGGACTTCTCACAACTTACCCGTGATTATGGGGACAAGGAGAGTAAGGTGATACAGAATACTGTGGGCAATGTGTTTTCCGGGCAGGTAGTTGGGGAAACAGCCAAGACTCTCTCAGAACGTTTCGGAAAGGTGCTTCAGCAACGGCAGTCTATGACCATCAACCGCAATGACAAATCCACATCTATCTCCACACAGATGGATAGCCTTATCCCTGCATCGAAAATCAGCAACCTCACGCAGGGGATGTTTGTGGGTGCTGTGTCCGACAACTTTGATGAGCGAATTGAGCAGAAGATTTTCCATGCTGAGATTGTGGTGGATAGTGCCAAAGTCTCTGCTGAAATGAAAGTTTATCAGTCTATACCCACTATCGCAGACTTCATAAACGAAGATGGCTCCGACAATCTCAAAGAGACTATCGAAGCCAACTATAAATGTGTCAAACAAGATGTTCTAACTCTTGTAGATACGGAGATTGAACGTATCAAGAATAATCCACAACTAAGTGTTTTATTAAAAGGAATATAG